tttaaacaattttgaattttctgttatTGGAATAAGTGAAACTTGGTTACATCAAAACTCCCCAGATATCTTTAATTTACCCAATCATAAATTAGTTAGGGCTGATCGACAAGGAAAAAGGGGTGGCGGTGTTGCGTTTTATATTGCGcaaaatttacagttcaaaatcCGTTCTGAAATCACGTTAAGATATGCAGAAAcgttatttattgaaattgagaACCCAATCtctaaaaatgttattataggtttaatctatcgacctcctgatctgaattgtgaattattttgtgatgaattggatttatatctccataagataggtaatgaaagtaaacatgtttttatttttggtgatttcaacattaACTTTTCGCCCACATCCGATAACAATAATTCccttaattttatgcatttaatgtattcatatggGTTTATGTCAATTATCAATAAACCCACCAGGATAAATCCACACTCGTCAACtcagattgataatatattttcgaatgtgtataataatacaattatggggggtatattatgttctgaagtttctgatcatttaccaatattttcaatttgtgaatgtaaAGTGGGTCGTAATAAattacatgataaaatatggtattATAAAGAGTCAAAACGTAATGTGGAATTATTGAAACAGAATTTATTTTTAGAGGAATGGACAGATATTTATAGTATTAACAATGTTAATTTggcatataaatgttttaacgataaattattatattattatgaaaataatattcctttatgCAGAATAAAAATTAACCGAAATAAACCAAGAAATCCTTGGATTAcaaaaggtattttgaaatccataaaaactcgtaattttttgtataagttacacattcgtaacccaactgaatttaatttgaatatgtataaagtttatcgaaataaattgacaaaattgattcgtttatcccgcagattatatttttctgacagaatgaaaaaggtttcttcgaatattaatgcaacatggaaaattattaaagaggtcctaggtaaaaagcctgattctccgccaacggatgatatcacattaaacggtattaaaataaatgatCCCAATATGTATGCTAATTCATTTAACTCATTTTTCGTTAATATCGGTCCGGAACTTGCTACTAAAATTAGCAATACttctgctcattttacagattatctttttgaccaaaatcaagaGTCTATTTATCTTAATCCAACAAGTCCCAGTGAAATCATTAGTATCACTAAATCTTTAAATAGCTCTAAATCTTGTGGTTCTGATAAAATAAGTATGatgttattgaaagaaataatttatccactcgcagaaccgttaagttatatatttaatatttctttatcaCAAGGTATTTTCCCTGATCTGCTGAAAATAGCGAAAGTGAATCCtgtacataaaaaagatgatcctcatgaaattagcaattatcgtcctatttctttattgcctagtatatccaaaatcttagaaaaaattgtttataatagacttcttaaatttattaataagtatgatttacttattcccaatcaatatggtttcagaaaaaattattcaactgatttagcactaatacaaatttatgacaaaattacgagtgcttttgcaaacaaagaacatgttgcaggtatattttgtgatttgagtaaagcattcgatactcttgatcattctattttactcacgaaacttagtcattatggtattcgaggacaagcacatttatggcttaaagattatctaactaatagaagacaatatgttattgttaatggttgtgaatctgacccccttttaattaaatgtggtgttcctcaaggctcaattctaggcccattattattccttctttatgttaatgatattataaatacatcttctcttctctcttttgttctatttgctgacgatacgaatatattttattctcataaagatcttaagattttaaatgacactctaaatattgaaattagtaaagtatcaaattggtttaagtctaataaactttctttgaatataaaaaaagactcattttattcatttcaaacttcattctcataatgaagatacgttgatacatattaacattgatgatatcccattagaaaagaaaatgaattcaaaatttctaggagtgtatatagatgaaagtttgacctggaatgagcatttacatcatgttacaacgtgtatttctagaaatatagggataatttccaagctgaagttctttcttcctcgttcaactttatttctattatataattccttaattctcccatatataagttattgcaatgttgtatggggtacttgcggctctaccaaaataaattctatatttaaattacaaaagaaagttatacgtatttgtacaggatcgcattttctggctcatactgattctttatttcatgagcttaaaacattgaaggtttttgatttgaatattattcaagtagcagtaattatgttcaaatatatacatcatcaacttccatcatcgtttgataacatgtttaggttcaatacttctgtccattcgtaccctactcgtatatgtagaaatttccaccttttgaatcccaaattattagtgacacataaatctataagataTTCGGGTCCggatatttggaataatctcccggataatataaagtcttgttcaagtatttattctttgaaagcttcacttaaacgatatttgatacaattatattctccaaaccaattgagctaacaaatatttatagtatagattgtcatcttattgtcaatctctattttcttccttcaactgcatcttgcactctcacctgcaactgcactgcactcacctgatcaccttcctccaagagagttatgtcgttggatagtcattttatgaggcctccatccatttcaagcttaatcgcttatgatggtggtctcctgcattcaattatctctgttgtttactgaaaaatactgtatattttatttcatgtttctgtgtatcaacattgctcaatgcaatcacctatgtgaatctatttatgtactgttatcgatttatttcactgcacttgttattctttgtctttgtactttttgaagtttgcattcaaattgtatttgattgaatgcagaaataaaagcaaacaaacaaaaaaaaaaatatcaacagtACGGAAGATGTACATCATCGTGGCAAAAAACTGAAGGAAATAAAGCTAATCTTCTGTttcacgaagcgaggtaaagtTTATCATCTCGTAATCAATAAtcgtgtttacctcgcttcgtgagACAGAAAAttagctttatttccatcagTTACTAccacgatgatgaacatcttccgtacTATTGCTTTATTCATATATAGCTTTATTTCCTTCAATTCTCATATCTTATAAATAAATAGAGCAAAGTCTTTCAAATTGATATGCGATTTGATTGAACAAGTTCTACTGCGCCTGGTGGATATGACCGTAACACAAGAGTGACGTGATTTTGTTCACACCCCGACGCAGTAATTGCAAACATCCGATAGTGTCCGAATAGGTGGAAAGGACTGTCACATGTGTTGTTTAATACCATAAACACTGCTATCACTTTAAGATCACACAATATTGTAATCCTTGCTTTTCGCCACttccgtgattttttttctcttttcgaaTTATTCTTTTGATTTCTATTTAACTTCTTTATTCTTTCGGCGTACAATTCTTATGGGCAGTATTATCTACTTGGAATCCAAGTGTTCTACCACGACAGTTAGAGTACATGTAAAATCGAAGGGGGTGGGAACTAAGCTTTGTAAGAGTCTGCTTACATATCAATTTGTCCTTTCTAGACGGTTATATATGTATGTCGATACATATTCTTGACATGCTTGATGCCGGAAGGGTGCTCACCGCTATTTGTCTctttatgcatgtatgtgtgtgtgtgtgtgtgtatgtgtgtgtgagtgtgtgcgtgcgtatgtgtTTTATATTTAGCGAGATCAGAAGGGGAGGTAACCAAAGTTTAATGATGTTATGAAGTATTTCAAGAtgtgtaaagaagaagaaaataagttgGAATGCATTTGTTAAAGTGGgaatataatgaatgatatgtgattttctctttctgttttgattttgcCGTATCTGCGAGTTATTGTCACATCgttgtcgggttttttttttctcctctctatTGCTTCTACCATTTCCACATCATTTCCACATTATGATTAggatgtattttattgtatgaGAAATAAAATGGCAATTTACACGGCAGAGTTATTCAAGTGTGAATAAAACCTGAAACCTGAGGGCTGAAggcattgggggggggggggtgcatgttggcgttgtgtgggtgtgtgtgtgtacatgtgtgtgtgttttctcgcaaatggtctcgtttttttttctatctctttttttttctttcgagaagCAATGAAATATGGCCCGTTTATGTTTTTTAGCAAATGATCTGTTATGTTCCCGTTTTGCGGGCTTTTTGCGAGAACATGTGTTTTTAAAAAAGCGGATTTCGTTTCCTTGGTTAAAAGAGTTACAATGTAAATTTGACAATAGTTTGCATAATGTTGGTGTTACTGCATTTTGTCCTTATACAGTGTAAGATTGACGtcattttgtacaatgtttgtgtataatgcagtttgtctttttataatgttttgtttctgtttctgtgaacgtttctgtttctgtgatatgaaattgaacgaaattcgaatgaagaattaccaaaaaaaaaaagtatgtgtcTGTCGGATGTCTGTCGGATGTTTGTGTATAGAAAGCGGGAGGGGGAGGTCTACAGGTGCAGGCGAGGGGAAGAGAGGGGATGgggactagaaaaaaaaaaagaaacagattaCAGGTCGGGAGGGGCAGCTGCGGAGAGCTGCGGGGAGAGTGGATTTCCTTGGACAATATACAAGATGATGACATTCTGTTTCGCTGTAcaattgtgtttgtgtgggtttttgtttctctctctctctctctcttttcagtgATCAATTTTTGATGATTGAAACGCCAGGTGTTGAAATATCATGCAAGAAAGGTAGTACCTCCTGTGTAGAACAATGTTATTATTTGCGTCAAAAATGGTGGGATTTTTCTGTTTGTACAGCGGCATTAGCTGATAATAAtaggcgtgtgtgtgtgtgtgtgtgtgtgtgtaggtaggTACGAAGCAGATTATTCAATTGAGTATTCCATCTTCGTAGAATATACAAAGTCCTCACTTCGTTTGTAGATGGTCGTGTGGACATATTGAACCTACCAAAAGCCATTTTAGAGGATGcactttgagaaaaaaaaaatacagcaaaaatgtaaatcaatttcgatgggcgggggggggggggggttacacaGAATGATGTAGGAATCGCAGTTCAAGTTGTTTTGGAATAACGTATAAAAGATGATCAAggcaacaaagtaaaaaagaaaggaacacagagccTAAAAAAGTACAAGCTAATCGTTAATTAATTCAAGTTAATCGTCTCATTATCAATAAATTGACGTTAGGTTCATAAAGACAATAATTCTGTACGTTTGTTTTGAATTCAAATTATTCCATGTGCAAGGGGTAAAAGTCAAATATACTCAaaagatttttatttcttttctgttatcattttttttttagaaagagAATGCATATTGTGGTAACATAGATTGAACATTTACGAGGTTAAGACTAAATTTGttgcatgttttctttaaaaaaaaaccaaacttaCCTTAGATGAAATACCTTATGTAGTGACTTCTTCGATGAATTCCTTTCGCTAGAGAAGATGGTAGGTGGGCTCCTTCACTGATTACTACTAGCGTCACGGCTTTCTTGGTAAACAGGTCGGAGTAGAGCCAGAGGTACCGAGTAAAGTGAGAACACGAAGAAGGGAGAGCcggaaaatgaaaattcatgttgtcaggggagaaaagagagaaaaagagaaggggCGGCGGCTGGGGAGAGATGATGGAAACACAACTGACTTGTTGAGTCgtgtatttttatatttttgctcTTGTTCGCTGTCTTAGCTGTCTTCAAGCTGATGTTATCGTCAAGCATCTCATCTCCGGtccaatcaattttttttttttataggtcAGATAAGGAGGTATAATCATCTTCTGATTATATCTTCATTTATGTTACGATCAATCCATTCCCAGAGGCTGTCAAGTATTCCATGAAGGACAAACTATGATATTATGGCATGGGTAACACTTGAGTGGTAAAGATCTATTCTATTTCTAATATGTTCAAGCTGATGTTATCGTCAAGCATCTCATCTTTGGTCCAATCAAATTTTTTTATAGGTCAGATAAGGAGGTATAATCATCTTCTGATTATATCTTAATTTATGTAAGGATCGATCCATTCCCAGAGGCTGTCAAGTATTCCATGAAGGACAAATGATATTATGGCAAGGGTAGCACCTTGGGTGGTAAGGATCTATCTATTTCTAAGACTCTTTACCTTACACTTCGTGCCCTGGGAGTATATTGATTTACCAGATgggaaaataagaaatatgcAGGTATATAACAATAAATACATGTTACATAAATTATAGGACTTGGATAGAACAATAGATTTTTGCATAAGGTTTGAACAAAGGACAAAACACGGAGCATTAACTTCAACAAAGAGTCATTCTAAAGGAAAAATTCAAAGGAAAATAAGGATATAGAATGGAAAGAGACATGTTAACACTATCACAGGTCAACGAACAGTGCCTGCACGTTTTTCCATTACTTTTCTGTCAACCTTCAAATCATGCATAGATGTTCTTAGCTATGCTACTCCATAGAtgttaaaaaatatgaatttagtGTAACACAGTCTGCACACTTTTGCAACATATATACTCTATTCAATAAATACATTGAAACAATGCtcaaaacatatcaaaatgacagcatccatacttcactttttttcccctaaaaatacatgtacataatacttCTAAAGGCACATATCTGcaatgcacacacgcacacttacGACATTGAATAAAGTGAAAAGGTttgtgtcacacctttccgggcaagctacgcgggcttgttgcgaggagggattttccagcacgcaggagaattttccgcgtgcggacaagaatgtttgcgagtttcacacttgtttcttacctgctagacgcgtgctacttaccttctacttgcgtgtattccgtgtgaaaTGCGTGAGAGCTTTAAAACcaatccgttttctgttacgagcgacttacgggtcctgagaagtacctgcgttggagttgcctgcgaggtgctgccggtaagggtctcctaatggtgttctgcgtgtacctctgcgagcgaacccccgctactcactcggaacaagttttgagcatgctcaagtccttgtcataccgtatctggggaagttttgcggcttgacttgtgGGGAAACAAATTTCttcccggagctctccgcagttggtccgcacctgacagtacctagcgcgtatctcgcctgtagttgcccggaggtgcgcacgcaagtgcgatttaaccgcagccaagttttgagcgtgaccaaaactttttccgggtgatcgcggggatgcccggagaggtccacgcagaacgccagtaggaggcccttagcggcattacctcgcaggcaactcccacgcaggtactttgcagtccccgtatgcagccaagataacgACATTCTGTGGAACttttgccattccttcagagcaAGGCAAGCCTTGcttgcgacttgcgaagaacaattttcaatttcaatttcaatttcaaagtttatttcatttttcgacaaagcatatatgtttcacttcctttgataacagagaataaggtaaacagaacattgtgaaatgaaaagactgcacaacaattgaggacctatagtaattatacattgtatatagtaaaaaagaaatagaagtgATAGAAGActagtgaagtacatgtataccgttgcttaaagtgcgaaaaatggagggacccaataaaaagacagagcttgtagaatgtgggcccctctggaaaagaacatcgatggaaagataaattgaagcatcgtaaatacaaaaaaaaaaaaagaaaaaaagaggaagaagtctgaAGCCCTctgaaaattagattaacaGATAGATACACGctcatagacgcgaacaaacatgaaacaagactagacaacaaaacaactactaaagaaaaggctgtacgggacaaaacgggatggacaagactgacaaacagaagacaaaatagcagacaaAACGCACAACGAAGACAGCAATCTTCGGAAGAAGCATGCCCagagaaacagatgatagttgtgggcgaaaaaagtaatattttatcgcctgaaaaaaagagacaagGAAATAGAGGGACGTATTTATATGAACAAGAGTAACATACGGAAATTCAACTCCTAGACGCTTTGGGCAAAATGGCGTAGATGACAACAAACATCcaggaaaaaaatatcattaattCTTCGAATAGGGGACAAAGTGAGCAGGTCAGTATGTAag
The DNA window shown above is from Diadema setosum chromosome 14, eeDiaSeto1, whole genome shotgun sequence and carries:
- the LOC140237875 gene encoding uncharacterized protein — its product is MASHMNTPDIPDDVMPVRDSKYYTPLEFNDIVSYSSDNISLLHINSRSLNKNFEYLENLLHSLNNFEFSVIGISETWLHQNSPDIFNLPNHKLVRADRQGKRGGGVAFYIAQNLQFKIRSEITLRYAETLFIEIENPISKNVIIGLIYRPPDLNCELFCDELDLYLHKIGNESKHVFIFGDFNINFSPTSDNNNSLNFMHLMYSYGFMSIINKPTRINPHSSTQIDNIFSNVYNNTIMGGILCSEVSDHLPIFSICECKVGRNKLHDKIWYYKESKRNVELLKQNLFLEEWTDIYSINNVNLAYKCFNDKLLYYYENNIPLCRIKINRNKPRNPWITKGILKSIKTRNFLYKLHIRNPTEFNLNMYKVYRNKLTKLIPRSPTMAMVATLRSSEPLKIRWRRFKAIKPRSAALCQFLMIVAESSSSEMGVYENFGHVQNFRNEVADHGDGGDSPRF